The window TCCGTTTATGCCGAATAGTACTTTAGCGAGCGTCCTTCTACCGGAGCCGCTTAGCCCCGTTAATCCGATAATTTCCCCGCGTTTCACATCCAAATTGATGTTGCGAATACGGCCGTAGTAAGACATATTTTCCAAACGAAGTACTTCTTTACCTAGTTTAACCTTGAGCTTAGGAAATCGATCTGCTAGCTCTTTACCGACCATGACTTTAACAAGATCGTTAAGCTCCATATCATTGACACTGCACGTCTGAACGGACTCGCCATCACGAATGACCGTAACTTGATCAGCGATTTGAATAATTTCTTCAATACGGTGAGAGATGTAAATGATTGCGACACCCAGCTTTTTCAGATCGCGAATGACTTTAAATAATGTCTCTATTTCCTGCTCGGTTAACGCAGCCGTAGGCTCATCCATGATAATAATTTTGGCTTTATGGGATAAGGCCTTTATGATTTCCACGAATTTCTGTTGACCCGAGCTTAATGATTTCACAGGTGTTCGCGCATTTATGTTCAAGCCAAAATCATCTAAGTATTTACGTGTTTCACGATATGCCTTATCCCAATCAATTAAACGATTCCATTTCTTAATCGGTTCCCTGCGAATGAATACGTTTTCAGCAATGTCGAGATCTTGAAATAAGCGAATCTCCTGGTAGATCATCGCGATACCCAATTCCTGGGCTTCCTTCGGATTGGGGATCGAAACAAGCTCTCCGTCTATGTATATGCTTCCTTCGTCAGGCTGAAACAAGCCCGCCAATACTTTCATTAGTGTTGATTTACCGGCTCCATTCTCACCAATTAAGGCGTGAACCTGACCCGCATCTGCGCTGAAATCGATTTGGTTCAACACCACATTGTCATTAAACCTCTTCGTTATGCCCTTCATTTGTAAGAAGTTTTCCACCTTATATGCCCCTTTACTTCTCTATAGAATCAGCGTGTAGACAACAGGGATTACCGAAAATCAAAGGTTGTAAAAAGTTTGACGGCTTGCTCAAAGTAATATTTCTTATAATCGTTCGGTAGTTGTGTGTTTGTAATTACTTTCTTAGCCATCGTCAGATCGCCAAGTCTGGCAAAGCCTTTGACATTAAATTTGGAGTAATCCGCAACAATAATGATTTCGCTGGAAATTTTTGCAACCTCCTGCAAAATCATCGCTTCCTCGTAGTGACTAACCGTATAGCCGGAGTCCAACTGCGCACCCTTTACACCTAGAAAAGCTTTGTTCACATAAATGCCTTTGAGCATTTGCAGAGCAAACCCGCCAACAAGCATCGTTGACGATGGTACCAAATCGCCTCCGATGACAATTGTCTTCACACCAGGCGTATCTTTCAATTCAAGACCAATGGCCAAGTCATTCGTTAAAACAGTGATTTTCTTTCCTTTGATATTCCTGGCGATCTCCAGACACGTCGAGCCAGCGCTTAAGAATATGGCTTCTCCATCCTCAATCATTTGAGCTGCGATTTTACCGATCATTCGTTTCTCTTCCACGAATTTCTGATCAGTATCCCCGCTTGAGTCAGAAGGAAGCGAATTCAATTTATCGTTCAATACGGCGCCGCCATATGTCTTAACTAGAAATCCTTTTTGTTCTAGCTTATCTAGGTCTCTACGAATCGTCACTTCCGTAACGGAAAACTTCTCACTGAGCTCGTATACATCGACCCGCTTCTCCGCCAGGAGCAGCTCTTTAATTTTATTCAATCGTTCAATCGCAAACATGATAAAAACCCCTTATAGGTAGGAAGGTACAATGATTATTAGTTGTGTGTATTATATCATGTTTCTTTCGTTTGTGTTCGTTTCCGATAATTTCGCTGTGCTTTGTTAGCGGTACTCCCATCTTGGAGAGTAGTTTCATGCACAAAAAAGGAGGTTCACTCCTCCTTTTTACCGCTTCACGTTATTAAACTCATCATACAGCTTCCAAATTCAACTTTTCGGAGTTAATTTAACTTCTTATTGCTTCTTTAAAGCCGTATTTTGTTTGATAAAATTGACACCCATACGAACCTCATCCAGATGTTGAATGGATGCCTCATACTGATTCGTTAGCACGCACATGAATAAAATATCGATCAAATGAAGCTGAGCGAGCCGGGAAGAAGTTGCGGCGCTGCGGAAGACCTCTTCTTGTTTGGCGGACACGAACAAATTAATGTCAGCAATTTCGCTGATCGGCGATAATCCATAGCTCGTTAAGCTGATCGTTGTTGCGCCTTTCTCCTTGGCTAGCTCCAGGAGTTTACCAACTTCATAGGTCTCTCCCGAGAATGAAATACCTACGACGACATCCTTCTTATTTGACTGTGCGACCAGCATAGCCGAAATATGAAAATCTGTATTCGAAGTTGTCGATCTATTTACACGAACGAACTTCAGCTGCGCATCCTGAGCAATAACAGCAGATGCACCAACACCAAAGAAATGAATACTTTGCGCTCGCTCCAGGGCTTCCACCGCTTTGCCCAATGCCTCATAATTCATGATTTCTGCAGTCTCCTGCAGCGCGCGAACACTATTCGCGGTAACTTTCTGAACAATGGATGGCTGCGGTTCGTCCGGTTCAAAGTCAGTAAAGCCGACTTCATTTGAATTCCGCATATCTCCGGCTACTCTAAGTTTCAATTCCTGAAATCCACTGAGTCCAAGTGATTTACACAGCCGAATAACCGCAGAAGCGCTTGTAGAGCTTAATTCTCCTAACTCATTGGCCGTACAACGAATCGCCTCATGGGGATTTTCAATGATATATAAGGCAATCTTTCGCTCAGACGGTGGCAATTGCTCCGCGATTTCCTGCAGCATGATTAAGCCCCCCGAAAGCGACTGGGCAAGATGATTGTCTGCCATGAATTCCACTCCCTTCGTACTGACCGATTATCCTTTTACAGCTCCTTCAATCATACCACGTACGATGTGCCTTTGGAAAAAAGCATACAAGATCATCACAGGTATCATAGAAACCGAAAGTCCTGCAAATAAAAAAAAGAGGAGCCAAAGCCCCCCTTTTCCTTATTCGTAGACGTTTACCATTTGTCGCGAATCCTATTCGTTGTGGCCTCTGCTTACTTTTCTATAACTTTCCAGATTGGTCATGAGGAACCGTAACAGTTGCTGAAGCGGAAGTTATGTTACCTGCCTGATCAAAAGCCGTATAGGTGATAGTGTATATGCGTCCATTACCTTTGCCGGATCTTTCAGCACGAAGCATATATTCAGTATCCAACATACCAATTTCTGCACCTTGAATGTCGGTTGACGTATGACCATCCCCTGGTCCATTGTCCGACTCGCTGCTTGTAATGGATGCAAGCAAAACGGATGCGATTCCAGAAAGGTTATCATTGGCATACACTGAAGCGTTTACCGTATTCATTTGATGATTAGCCAGCCACAAAGCAGTTTTATCCAAAATGACATTAAGCGTTGGGGCCATCTTATCCAATTGCACGACCGCGGTATGTGGAGATTCAACATTACCTTCCTTGTCAACGCTCCAGTAAGAGATGGTGTGACTGCCTTCTGTTGTGATGGTAACGGAAGTGCCTTGCTGCTCGATACCGCCGTTCACCGTGTAGAAGGTTCCAGCTACACCTGAGCCGCCGTCGCCTGGAGTGAGCGTTACCGTGACATCATGATTGACCCAGCCGGCAGGTGCATTATCGATCGTTGCTGCTGGTATATACGTTGGTTTCTCAATAATAAGCACAGGACGATAATTCGCCGTGGCGTTCTCTTTGGAAGCGTAAATGACATCGCCTGTGGAACCCTGATTCGTGGTCGCCATAATACGGATCGAGAACGTTTTATCCGTCGATATTGCATCGTAAACCGCACCCGTCACATCGAATTCGACCGGCGTCCCGACGGTCGGCGCCGTCCAATTCGCTAGTAGTGTTCCGACACCCGGCTGGTTATTCCAAGTCATACCTGTTTCCGACCAAGAATCGTTCGTTGCTATATTCGCCTGCTGTGAGATGCCGCTTTTGCCGATAGAAGTAGGCACAAGCCTTATTTTCGCCGACTTGATCAAGCCGGTGAAGGAGGACAAGTCAAACTTTAAGAAGGACTGTCTGTTAAAACCAGTACCGTCATTTTTGACAACGAGCGAAGGATCCGTACCATTATTCGTATTCGCATATGAACCGTTGCGCACATACGTATCCGCTGTTGGGGCAAAAGAAACCATATCAGGGAGCGTGATCGACAATTCGCCCGACGGAGCGCTTTCCCCAGAACCGTTTACGGCCTTCACTATGAAATAATACGTAGCCTTGTTCGTCAACCCCGTTACCGTGTAACTGGTTTCGCCTGCGCTTACAGCAGACACATCTACTGAATTCGTATAGCTTCCGGCAGTCGTTCCGTAATAAACCCGGTAGCCGGCAGCTCCCGTATACCCGCTCCATTTCAGCGTGGCGGAGCCGTCACCTTTCGTTACTTCTATTAACTGAGGTGCTGCTGACGTAGTCGGTTGACCTATGTTCAGCTTAGCCAGGAACGTTTTGCCAATTGAACCCCCTGCCTTCACTTCCAGCTTAGTTGTAGGAGCAAACTGCTTCACAGTTATCCCCGAATCTAGCCCAATGACACCGGTTGTTGCTCGGTGAAGCTCGATTTCAATCGTTCCTGTATTGGATTGCGTCGGATCGGAAATGCCGATTTGCAGCTCGTTTCCGCTTTCGACTACAGTCACGGATGCTTTTTTGTTGCTGGTCAGGTAATCATTACCGTCCACTTGTATCGTTTGGGCGGAATCTGTCCAAAAGTTCGCTCCGACCGCATTCGCTTCCGTATCCTTTACAGCCTGCACAGTCCCCGTGTTTTTGAGAACGTTAAAACCCGGATTCGATGCATAGGCAGCAGCCTCAGCCGCTGTTTTACCCGGAAGCACGGCATACGCATAGGAGGCTTGCGTCGGATTAACGCCGTGATTCAGCGACAAACTCGCATAATCTGCGGTCAATACGTTTGTGCTTGTTCCTGTATAAATATCATTCCAAGAACCAGTACGCGTCTCCCGAAGTCCGTTCACAGTAGCGCCTCCAGGGAAAACATAAGCGATATCGGAACCGGGTACGCTTCCCGCCAAATGCGCCCATTGGGCGCCTGTCATCGCTTCCGACCAACCGATTGTAGAGGGCTTCGCTATTCCGTCTACCGTTAACGTATTTGTGCCGCCTGCGTTCAGCTTGCGATTCTCAACGATTGTTTCCACTGTGCGGCCGCCTGTGCTCGTAATATCGGAGCCCAGAGCAATATACGTATCGCCGAATAAGAACCAAGACTTTTTGCCAGATAATGGAGTCCCTGTATTGCTCGACATTGAGAACTGCATGCCGACTGACCCGTACGGACCGTCTACCGACGAACCTCCTGCCCAATTCGATGTATTGAACTTGAAGGAGCTTAACGTACCCGTTGACCCGTCCGTCGTCGTGCCCGGCAAACGAACCGCGTTCACGGTCGGCCAATAGGCACCGTTAAACTGGGTTTGGTCCGAATTGTATAAATAGGCGGCTCCGGCTCCTTGCCACCAAGGCTTTTTATTTTCACCGGGTGTGCCATATTCAAATGCGGAAATGCGCGTCGAGAACAACCCTAGCGCCAACCCGAAATTCGGGCGCAAATGCAAGGCGCGATCCATCCCGGCAAACACATGTGTTTCCAGCAATTCCGCAGCCGGAACTACGGAGGAATCGTTGATTAACGCCTTGATTTTACCAATATTGAAGATCGAAAGACCTTCTGTATAGCTTGCGAATGTCGTATCCGAAGCAATCTGGCCTTTGGCGATTTGCCGGATCGTTGCTGCATCTTGTGCGTTCATTCCATCCGCCAGCAGCACAAGCGAGGAAATGATCCCTCGGCCCATTTGATGATCCTGCTGCGTTTCCCGTGCAATCGCCCGACCTCGTACCGTATCCATCATCGCCCCTTTGTACAGAAACGGCTGATACGCTTCTGTCACCCAGCGAATGACGTTGGCAAGATTCGGATCGGTGACATTCCAACTTGAACCTCCTAGCAAATACATCAGTTTGGCCATATCACCAATCAGCACCGCACCGTAGCTTCCCGTATATGCGACATAATCGTGCTGAATGAACGAGCCGTCTTCGTAAAAGCCGTCTCCGTCCTTTACATATAATAGAACTTGACTGATCGCATCCCGTCCCTGGGCAAGCTTGGTGCTCGACTTTGTGACGACGCCACGCAGAGAGACGATTAGTGCTTTATCTAAACGGTTCGCCCCGGTTTCCTTAAGCGACGGGGAATTCGTACGATAAGTCGGATCCGGTACGAATTTATCCAACGCTTTCGTATAGTTGGTCGTTTGCGTAGCGGACATTTGATCGTAGATCAAAACCATCGCGTCGGTCAAGTTCAGCGGAACGCCGATTTCCCAGTCCCACCAGTTGCCTGATTCGCCCTTCGTCTCGTTATATTTGTTCGCGTACATCCAATCCAAGCCGCTAAGGATATCGGCTGCCAAACTTGTATTTCCGTATAACGACGAACCAGTTGTTGCATACGCCAGCGCCATTTCCTTCAACCGAACGTAGTTGGAGGAAATCGTGCTGGATGCGCTCCAGCCCGCCAAGTCGTTCCACAAATACGTACGTCCCGCAGTTTTGTTCATCGACAACCAGTAGCTGTTCGCGTTCGTTTCGATTTGGTCGATTTTCACCGCAATTTCCGGATCCGATACGTTTATTGCTGAACCCCCTGTCAAATACGTCTTCCATCTATCCCTAAGCAAATCATACTCATCGGCTGCGCTAGCCGATTGTGCCGGCCCCAACAAAAGCATGAACGAATACATCAGAAGACATGTAATCAGCGAATACACGACGAATTTCTTAAATAGAAAGTTCATTAACGTTCCCCTCCACCAACTAATTTGATAATTATTCAATTACTTTCCAGTTTGGTCATGAGGAACCGTAACGGTTGATGAAGCGGAAGTCCTATTGCCTGCCTGATCAAAAGCCGTATAGGTGATGGTGTAAATGCGTCCATTACCTTTGCCAGATCTTTCAGCACGGAGCATAAATTCAGTATCCAAATTGCCAATTTCTGCACCTTGAATGTCGGTCGACGAATTACCATCTCCTGATCCATTGTCCGACTCGTTGCTTGTAATGGAAGTAAGCAAGATGGATGCGATTCCTGAATGGCTATCATTGGCATACACGGACGCACTTACCGTAATCATTTGGTGGTTTGCCGGCCACAAAACAGGTTTATCCAAAACGACATTAAACGTTGGGACCGTCTTATCCACTTGCACAATCGCGGTATGTGGAGATTCAACATTACCTGCCTTGTCAACGCTCCAGTAAGAGATGGTGTGACTGCCTTCTACTGTGATGGAAACGGAAGTGCCTTGTTGCTCGATACCGCCGTCCACCGCATAGAAGGTGCCCGCTAAGCCTGAGCCGCTGTCGCTGGCATTGAAAGTAACCGTAACGTCGCTGTTCACCCAGCCAGCAGGAGCATTATCCGAAGTTGTTGGAGCTGTCTTATCGATTTGCACGACCGGCACTTCCACGATCAGCAGATTGTCGATGATAAACGGGTTGGGGTTATCGCTCGGCGCCGGGGTGTCGCCGTTTCGCAAAATACCGAACCAAGTCTGGTCGGATGTGCTCACGAACTCGTACTCATAATATCCTCTCCAGTTTGGAACCGCTGTCTTAATGTCGGTGTTGCGGTAGGTGCCGTTGGCAGCCCAGCCTTCGGGCATCGCGGTTATTGGCACGCCGTCGTCCGACCGGTTCGACTTAACGTTGTTGAAGTACGGGCCCATCGTGCCTTGCAGATAATCGTAGTGCTGGAGTCCTGTAAATTCCACGGTTGTCGAAGAAGCTCTCTGACTCATTGTCCCGTTCATACCACTCCCGAGCACAAAGGCGAAGATGCCGTTTACGCCGGTCTGGTAGTCAAAGCTGATACGGTATGTCTTGCCCTCTTCAAACCGGAGGCTCTGGGGTGTGGTCTGGTACATGATGCCCGCGCTTCCAGTGATATTAGAGAATGAGGTATTGCCGTCCACAACCAGATCAACCGGGATGGTCGTGGTATCCCACCACTGGCCAGTAACGGTATTACCCGCTTGGTCTTTCGTGGGCTGCACAAAGTTTCTTACGCTTTCTGGCGCGTTATCGCCCCAATCGGGTACAGTATTGTTTTGCGTATAGGGTTCATGACGGCGCTGCATGATCGTTCTGGCTTCGCGAAACCCACCGCCGTTGCCAAGGTTAAAGGGGAAGAAGCCCTCAAAGGTGGGTTTGTTGATGGCCGTACCCGCTTCAGTCGTTCCGTCCGGCGAGGATTCGAAATCCTGATACAGGATCGTTTTCCCGTCGGTCACCGGAGTCTTCGGCGTAGGAGTGGCAGTCTTGTACACGCGCATGTTGTCAAATCGCACCTCGCCCTCGCCCGCTGCGGCGTGCAGCCGGATTGTCGCCGTGGGTGCGTCCGCGGTGAATACGACGCGCATACGGAGCATACCGGTTTTTTCTTTGGAGTCATAGCGGTCATAGTTAAGCAAGATGGAAGAATCTGTATAATTGGAGAACGTATCTCCGTCTGTATCCACTATGAGGGACGCCTTACGCGTTTTGCCACGCTGCACCTCCACCATAACCGAAACGGCGTACTCGTCGCCGGGCGTCAGGCCGGTGATTGTCTGGCTGACCTCCGTTTCGTTACTGTCATTGACCGCAAGCTCCCAGTTGCGGCTTCTGCCGTGGTTGTCGGCATTCGAGTTAAGCTCCACTGCGGCTCCGCCCGTGGTGAAAAGAGGCATATTTGTGTTGTCGTTACGCACTACTTCGGGATTGCCATTTATCGTATTCCAACCTTTGAGGCTGCCGGTGCTGAAGCCGGGGTTATACACGTACTGCCCCCCGCCGAATTCGACGTCCACATCCATATCCTGCTGTTCTTTGTACACCACGTACGGGGTTCTTGCATCCGTATTTAAAGTAACTTTTCCATTCTCCACCGTCAGAACCTGTTCAGAAATCTTGCCCAGGTCGGACAACTTATACATATAGACGGTCTCGAGGTCCAGCCATCTGTCGGGCAGCTCCCAGGTCGTACTGCCGCCGTCATCGTTCCAATGGTATAGTTTGATCTCCTTCTCTTCTTGTTCATCAAGCTTTTGCATGTCGCCCTCGTCCCACGGTATCAGGTACTTGGTGGAACCTTGATCGGTGCCTATTGTGTTGACCTGCTCGTAAATCTTCTTTCCGTCTTTTTCGATGATACGTTTGCTGTTTCTTGTTTCGTTATTGGGGTTCTCATGACCCTCTGCATAAACCTTCACATCTCCGTTATTAAACTCGATGTAGTCCGCCCAGCCATCCTTATCCTTTTCCATGCGCGTAATGGGGAAGTGCTGCATGAACTTAGTGGGGATGTTGTTGCGATAGATTTTCTCAACAATCGAGTCATATTCGTTGATGCCGTTGTGCACCCAGCCCTCGTAGGAGGTCGTATCGGCGCCCATCAGCAAGAAGGCGCTGTTCGGCACTCGGGTTTCCTCAATGTCGGCCTTCCAGTTGTCGGTCGTGTAGTTATCCCAGCGGTCTTTGGTGTCGTTGAAGATAAACCGGGCAATATCGCTGGAGTATCCCTTGAGCGACGCGGGGCTGTAGCTCTTCTCCACGGACCAGTGCGCCCACGCGGCAGATTCCTCTGCGACGTACGGCCACTCCACGAAGTACGCAAGGCCGTTATCCTCGTAATCCCGCGCCAAGGCGTTTCCGCGCCAGCCGTTATGGGAGTACACATCGCTGTAAATGAAGCCCAGATCCGGTATATCGGTTTTAAAACGATTCATGCGCTCAAAACGGCTTTTTTCCTGACTTGCCTCATTCTCATTATATCGGGTCAGCGCATCCATCTGGTCGTCGATCACATAGGCTTGGTGCAGGTAGTAACCAAACGCTACATAACCTTTGCTTCGCGGGGTAATTCCGTCGGCTTGCATTTCCACGTTTTCATAGCTGAACTGGTCAACCTTCGCGAAATACTCCGTAAAGTTGGTGTGGACACCGACAAAGCTGTTGTACTGTTTGGTCGTAATGTCGACAAATTTCCGGAACTCGTCCAAGCCACCCAGTTGGTCATCGTAGACGCTGAAGTCGCCCCAGTTGCCTGCGTTATGGTATTTTTGCAGGATGATTTGTCCCAAGCCGTCCGTATGCAGCGAGATCCGCTTGGTCTCGTCCACCGATGCCAGATACGGGTAGTTGGTTTCGTTGCCCTGTGACATAATAAGCCGTTGTACGACCGCGTCGGCAATTTTGTCCGAGCCGACCGCCACTTTAGCGACACTGCGGAACTCATTGGTCGCATCCTGCCAGTTAACGATGCCGTCGTCGTTGTTTTCTTCCGCCAGCACGACCCAGACATGCGGCATATCCCTTTCGTAGGGTTCATCTGTATACGTTCTGGTTATTAAGGCTTGCGCTTCTCCGTATATACCCTCATAGTCAATAAATTTCTTGGTCGCATCAGGGAATCGCCATACCCAAGAGCCGCTGAGCAGACTCGTGGTGACCAGCGAGTCGTTTCGCTTGGTGTCAGCGAATACGCGTCTTGCCACGCTGCCGTCAGTCAACCCGAAGGCGTTGCTCTTGATGCCGGCGGCCACGCTGCCGTTGGACACAAAGGCGTAGTTATAATAATCGGAGCCAGTCAACATATCTCCTATATTGAAGAAACTGTCGCCGCTCCTTCCGATGTTGCTTTCCATTTTGGAACCGGCAAATGAGGAGCCGGTACTAAAATTGCTGACAGTTACCGGATTATGATCAGGTATTTCGATTGTGAAAATGCGGTTGGCCGGATTCTCATTAATCTCGATAAAATCAAACTTGAGCACCATACCCTCCACCGTCACCTTGATCTTGATTTCCGCGTTCAACTCGGTCACTTTTAAGGTATAGATAACATGCTGGCTACCGTCTGCGTTCAGGATTGGCTCACCGGTTGTAACGACGGGCTTGTAGTCCTTAACCGTTGAACCTGTCAACCCCTGGGACGTATTTAAGCTGTATGTCATGCCGGTCGTCAGTCTGAGGGTGTCCAGCTTGGTGCGGTTGCCATCGATCTTCGCGCCGCTGGCCTTCATCTCATACTGAATGGCGCGGGGGAAGTCTCTATCCAGATAGACCTTCATTTTATTGTTCTCGATGCTGAACACGCTATTGTTTTGTGCAACCGTCACCGTCCCGGTTGATTTAACCTCCGAATTGTATATGGAAGTCGCCGTAACCGTTGTTTCACCGACATTTTCTCCGACCACCAGGTTACCGTACACGGACACAATGTCGGTGTTGGCGGCTGTCCACTCAAAGGCCGGCGTAGCGTTCGCGGGGACAGTTGTATAATTCAGCGTTGTCTGGTCCTGATGATTCACGCTGGCGGGAGTGGACAGTGTAACAGATGACGGCGGAATCACCACGTTCTCGGTGACCGTCAAGCTGTTAAAGCGCCCGACGGCGTCCTTCGGATTGACGATCGTCGCGGATGCCGATTGTATCACCGGGTTCCAGATACACCGTAACGATGTTCGACTGTTCAGTACTGGCGAGGCTGGACGTTGTCCTCGTAAATAATGTGCCAGCAAGCTGGCCGTTCACAAGCAGCCCCAATTGGCCGCTCGCCTGAGAGCTGCCTTTCGCATAGTTCAGGGTGATGTCATACAATCCAGGCTTATCCACGACGGCATCGGGCACGTCGATTCCAATAGACGAGCCGACCGGGACGTAGTCCATCGTATCCACAAACCCGTTGCCTACCCTGATCCCTCCGCTCAGCCCGGATAACGCGATCGGGATGTTCTCCGGGACTTCATTGGCGTTGCTATTCCGTACCACTGCCGGTGGGTCAAACACATTGTTTTCCGTATCCCACAGCGAGACTTGGGCGGTTTTCAGCCTAATCTCGTCTTCGTTATTCTTTACGTACAGGTTGTACTTAAACGTACCGCCGGTACCAGTGGACGTAATGACGACGTCCCCAGCCTTGATCGTCTGAATCCTTCCAGTCACAGAATCCACCGTCGCAATCTCCGGGTTACTGCTGGTCCAGGTGAGCGGGAAGGTCACGGGCTCCGGAATAATGATCTCATTGCCCGTCAGGAGGTAGAAGTTGCGGTTGAAGGAGTCGTATGTGTAGGACTGATCCACCTCCCAGACGGAGATATAGTCGATATTTACAAGGCCTCTGTCTGGATAGTCCACTACGTCAAGACTGGAGGTGTCGAGCACCAGAGAAATGGTGTCGCCCTCTTTCAGATCCATCGTCCAAATGTCGGACTCAACAAACACAAGCTCGCTGTCCCTGCCAGCGAGGGGAATACGGTAATTGCCAGGCGTTTTCGGAGAGCCGTTTTCATTTTTTTCGACCTGGTCGTAGTTTACATATACGCTGATATAGTCCTCAATTTCGTAATTGACACGGGAGAACTTCAGCATGAATCCGTATTCACCGTCTTTGTGAATAGTAAAAGGGAACGTGACGCCGGCACCGGGCTTCGCCCTATAGGTTTGGGGGTCGCTGCCGGTGTGGAAGCCGCCCAGGACAGATCTGTCGTTCGGCTGACCGGCCGGAGGCGACGAGTAGCTGCCGTTCGGGTAAGTCGTGCCGTTGGTAGTGTTGCCCAGGTTTGTGCGAACTACGTTGCCGCCGAACTTATCCGCGTATGCGGCCTTGTAGATGCCGTTAGCACGCGGGATAAGCGCAAGAGCTTCATACGCGTTGCTCAGGTTGCTCAATGCAGTATTGAGCGTTTCCGCCGTCGCTGTATCGTCGAGAAGCAAGTCTTTCGCCTCGGCCAGCGCCGTGGCAAACAGCACCCATGTAGCTGGGGTGTAGCGGTCCTCTTTAAGGCCACGCCCCTCAATGGTCGTGTTCAGCTCTTGAAGCGCTTTCCTCGCCCTGCTCTCATCAGTGCCCAGATCGAGCGTCGCTCTGCCTCCGCCGTTGTTGATCGTGAGCTTTATGTTAGAATTGGTGCCATTGACATATATGTCATATATGCCGTCATTCAACTTTTCATTAAAGATAACCTTGTAGCCGTTCTTGACGCCGGTAGCCTTTACGTCGCTATCTTGCACCAATGTGAACTCCATTCCATTGATGTCAGGATGCGGTTCACCATCCAGAAGAACCATCAGCTCCGGCTTCTTGGATACTGCTATATTCTCAATCCACATTTGCCTTGTAATCCCGTTATTGCCTGAGTTCCTTGTATCAAGCACCCGGAGTTCGGCAATGTTTACAGGGTCTTTTGCCCTGAATGCAAAGTCTTTGGCAACCTCGATTTCCGTGCCGCCTTCCGGCGTTACCCAGACGCTGTATGTTTTCGTGGTCATATCAATCGTAGTTTTTACATGATATATTTTATTTACCTCTAAACGGGAGATTTTATCAGCACCCCAAGCCGTGCCGTTATATGCG is drawn from Paenibacillus sp. V4I7 and contains these coding sequences:
- a CDS encoding endo-alpha-N-acetylgalactosaminidase family protein, whose translation is MIQSASATIVNPKDAVGRFNSLTVTENVVIPPSSVTLSTPASVNHQDQTTLNYTTVPANATPAFEWTAANTDIVSVYGNLVVGENVGETTVTATSIYNSEVKSTGTVTVAQNNSVFSIENNKMKVYLDRDFPRAIQYEMKASGAKIDGNRTKLDTLRLTTGMTYSLNTSQGLTGSTVKDYKPVVTTGEPILNADGSQHVIYTLKVTELNAEIKIKVTVEGMVLKFDFIEINENPANRIFTIEIPDHNPVTVSNFSTGSSFAGSKMESNIGRSGDSFFNIGDMLTGSDYYNYAFVSNGSVAAGIKSNAFGLTDGSVARRVFADTKRNDSLVTTSLLSGSWVWRFPDATKKFIDYEGIYGEAQALITRTYTDEPYERDMPHVWVVLAEENNDDGIVNWQDATNEFRSVAKVAVGSDKIADAVVQRLIMSQGNETNYPYLASVDETKRISLHTDGLGQIILQKYHNAGNWGDFSVYDDQLGGLDEFRKFVDITTKQYNSFVGVHTNFTEYFAKVDQFSYENVEMQADGITPRSKGYVAFGYYLHQAYVIDDQMDALTRYNENEASQEKSRFERMNRFKTDIPDLGFIYSDVYSHNGWRGNALARDYEDNGLAYFVEWPYVAEESAAWAHWSVEKSYSPASLKGYSSDIARFIFNDTKDRWDNYTTDNWKADIEETRVPNSAFLLMGADTTSYEGWVHNGINEYDSIVEKIYRNNIPTKFMQHFPITRMEKDKDGWADYIEFNNGDVKVYAEGHENPNNETRNSKRIIEKDGKKIYEQVNTIGTDQGSTKYLIPWDEGDMQKLDEQEEKEIKLYHWNDDGGSTTWELPDRWLDLETVYMYKLSDLGKISEQVLTVENGKVTLNTDARTPYVVYKEQQDMDVDVEFGGGQYVYNPGFSTGSLKGWNTINGNPEVVRNDNTNMPLFTTGGAAVELNSNADNHGRSRNWELAVNDSNETEVSQTITGLTPGDEYAVSVMVEVQRGKTRKASLIVDTDGDTFSNYTDSSILLNYDRYDSKEKTGMLRMRVVFTADAPTATIRLHAAAGEGEVRFDNMRVYKTATPTPKTPVTDGKTILYQDFESSPDGTTEAGTAINKPTFEGFFPFNLGNGGGFREARTIMQRRHEPYTQNNTVPDWGDNAPESVRNFVQPTKDQAGNTVTGQWWDTTTIPVDLVVDGNTSFSNITGSAGIMYQTTPQSLRFEEGKTYRISFDYQTGVNGIFAFVLGSGMNGTMSQRASSTTVEFTGLQHYDYLQGTMGPYFNNVKSNRSDDGVPITAMPEGWAANGTYRNTDIKTAVPNWRGYYEYEFVSTSDQTWFGILRNGDTPAPSDNPNPFIIDNLLIVEVPVVQIDKTAPTTSDNAPAGWVNSDVTVTFNASDSGSGLAGTFYAVDGGIEQQGTSVSITVEGSHTISYWSVDKAGNVESPHTAIVQVDKTVPTFNVVLDKPVLWPANHQMITVSASVYANDSHSGIASILLTSITSNESDNGSGDGNSSTDIQGAEIGNLDTEFMLRAERSGKGNGRIYTITYTAFDQAGNRTSASSTVTVPHDQTGK